The proteins below are encoded in one region of Legionella antarctica:
- the ftsL gene encoding cell division protein FtsL gives MNAAAKVINQGNLFNGQLADMHMSKSIYLLMVLLVAVLISAFAVIYSTNSYRSTFSQVEQEVQQTHFLQLQWGQLLLEQASLATPARVEELAIVKLKMSLPTSKNTYLLHARLN, from the coding sequence ATGAATGCTGCGGCTAAAGTAATCAATCAAGGCAATTTATTTAATGGACAATTGGCAGATATGCATATGTCGAAATCAATATATTTATTGATGGTATTGTTAGTTGCTGTTTTAATTAGTGCTTTTGCGGTGATCTACAGCACTAATTCATATCGATCCACATTTAGTCAGGTCGAACAAGAAGTACAACAGACCCATTTTTTACAATTACAATGGGGGCAGCTATTACTGGAGCAGGCAAGCCTGGCTACTCCTGCGAGAGTCGAAGAACTGGCAATAGTAAAACTAAAGATGTCATTGCCTACTTCAAAGAACACGTATTTATTACACGCACGATTAAACTAA
- the mraZ gene encoding division/cell wall cluster transcriptional repressor MraZ: MFRGINTITIDTKGRLAIPTRYRSALGAEEKIPLVVTIDTEETCLLLYTAAQWQFIEDNLQKLPSFNAAARRIQRLLIGHATDIEVDANGRVLLPTVLRNYAQLEKDVVMIGQGNKFEVWNKELWESRREQWLAEEASKTDGLPDEMKTFSL; this comes from the coding sequence ATGTTTCGTGGAATAAATACCATCACCATAGACACAAAAGGACGCCTGGCTATTCCAACGCGTTACAGAAGTGCATTGGGGGCAGAAGAGAAAATCCCTTTGGTGGTGACTATAGACACTGAGGAAACATGTTTACTGCTTTACACCGCTGCACAATGGCAATTTATTGAAGATAATTTGCAAAAGCTTCCCAGTTTTAATGCTGCAGCGAGAAGAATTCAGCGTTTGTTGATTGGTCATGCCACTGACATAGAAGTTGATGCAAATGGACGTGTACTTTTACCCACTGTTTTACGAAATTATGCTCAGCTGGAAAAGGATGTAGTGATGATAGGGCAAGGAAATAAATTTGAAGTATGGAATAAAGAGCTTTGGGAATCCAGACGTGAACAATGGTTAGCTGAAGAGGCTTCCAAAACTGATGGATTACCTGATGAAATGAAAACGTTTTCTTTGTAA
- a CDS encoding peptidoglycan D,D-transpeptidase FtsI family protein, which translates to MKQSRHFARLVLVAAFFLLLLVILIWRMVDLTVLHRKFLQGQGNARSLRVIDIPVYRGMITDRNGTPLAVSTPVESVWVNPKEFSPDEPQFMKLAKYLSLSPKELSRKVVNAENREFLYLQRQLPPILSKQIKALKIPGIHFQKEFKRYYPDSDSISQLLGFTNVDDQGLEGIELAYQDWLMGIVGKKRVIKDRLGRIIEELGILKEPRPGHELVLSVDRRLQYLAYSELSKTVEEFGAKSGSVVVVDAENGEILAIANAPSYNPNSRGHYDRDTYRNRALTDTFEPGSVIKPFSIASALETGLFTPDTIIDTNPSWMIVHGHTVRDGHNYGVLDVTGVLKRSSNVGVTKMVLASPPEQLIGLLRNCGFGRSTESTYPGESEGGVVKVKDANPFVLATLGFGYGLSVTALQLAKGSLIFANKGRLMPITLLHNDTPTPGIQAMQPKTAEQVLLMMEAVLKDGTGKSARVPGYRVAGKTGTARVAGKNGYKDRRYTASFMGIAPVSKPKFVVVVIIHEPSRKGYYAAAVAAPLFAKVMSGALRLFNIPTDELAA; encoded by the coding sequence ATGAAACAATCACGCCATTTTGCCAGGCTTGTACTAGTTGCTGCTTTTTTTCTCTTGCTCCTGGTCATTTTGATATGGCGTATGGTTGATCTTACTGTTTTGCACAGAAAATTCTTACAAGGTCAAGGTAATGCTCGTAGCTTAAGGGTAATTGATATTCCTGTCTATCGAGGAATGATTACTGACAGAAACGGTACTCCTTTGGCAGTGAGTACCCCAGTAGAGTCTGTCTGGGTTAATCCTAAAGAATTTTCTCCTGATGAACCACAATTCATGAAGTTGGCTAAATACTTGAGTTTATCCCCTAAAGAGCTGAGCAGAAAAGTAGTCAATGCTGAAAATCGCGAGTTTCTTTATTTGCAAAGGCAGTTGCCACCGATCCTCTCTAAACAAATAAAAGCATTAAAAATTCCCGGGATTCATTTTCAAAAAGAATTTAAACGTTATTACCCCGATTCAGATAGTATTTCACAGCTGTTAGGATTTACAAATGTGGATGATCAAGGATTGGAAGGAATAGAGCTTGCCTACCAGGATTGGTTAATGGGAATTGTTGGTAAAAAAAGAGTAATTAAAGATCGTTTGGGCCGCATTATAGAGGAACTTGGGATTCTTAAAGAACCTCGACCAGGGCATGAGCTTGTTTTGAGTGTTGATAGACGATTGCAGTATTTAGCTTATAGTGAATTAAGTAAAACAGTTGAAGAGTTTGGTGCTAAGTCAGGTTCAGTGGTAGTCGTAGATGCTGAAAATGGTGAGATTTTAGCTATTGCCAACGCACCGTCTTATAATCCTAATTCACGTGGACATTATGATCGAGACACATATCGAAATCGTGCGTTAACAGATACGTTTGAACCTGGGTCAGTAATTAAACCTTTTAGCATTGCCAGTGCTTTAGAGACAGGGTTATTTACTCCTGATACGATAATAGATACCAACCCCAGTTGGATGATTGTTCATGGACATACTGTACGTGATGGTCATAACTATGGTGTCCTGGATGTAACAGGAGTTTTGAAGCGCTCCAGTAACGTGGGGGTTACTAAAATGGTTTTGGCCAGTCCCCCTGAGCAATTGATAGGATTGCTGCGGAATTGTGGTTTTGGTCGGAGTACTGAAAGTACTTATCCTGGAGAGAGTGAAGGCGGGGTAGTGAAAGTTAAAGATGCCAATCCTTTTGTTTTAGCTACTTTAGGTTTTGGTTATGGTTTGTCAGTTACGGCGTTGCAATTGGCAAAAGGCAGTTTAATTTTTGCCAATAAAGGTAGATTAATGCCGATTACTTTACTGCATAATGATACGCCTACTCCTGGCATACAAGCGATGCAACCTAAAACGGCAGAGCAAGTATTGTTGATGATGGAAGCTGTGTTAAAAGATGGTACTGGAAAGAGTGCGAGAGTCCCTGGATACCGCGTAGCAGGTAAAACTGGAACTGCTCGAGTTGCTGGAAAAAATGGGTATAAAGACAGGCGTTATACTGCCAGTTTTATGGGAATAGCTCCTGTTTCCAAACCAAAATTTGTAGTAGTTGTAATTATTCATGAACCTTCACGAAAAGGGTATTATGCAGCAGCAGTTGCTGCCCCTTTATTTGCTAAAGTGATGTCTGGAGCGTTGCGATTGTTTAATATACCTACAGATGAACTAGCAGCTTGA
- the rsmH gene encoding 16S rRNA (cytosine(1402)-N(4))-methyltransferase RsmH: MAMHQSVLLHESIKGLAIKPGGTYFDGTFGRGGHSKEILNHLNEKGRLFAIDKDPDAVEFAKDNFGLDKRFHIFHGSFARLSEFTAEVNVFGSVDGILLDLGVSSPQLDNPERGFSFMQQGPLDMRMDLTQSISAAKFVNEAEVNEMASVFRLYGEERFAGRIAKAIVEARDIIPITTTLQLAEIVKEANPKWEKHKHPATRVFQAIRIHVNQELSDLSSCLEQCIDVLAPGGRLSVISFHSLEDRIVKQFMRDKEQGVRPPPEVPVRYEETKTNFKRVGKAVMPKEVEINENVRARSAVLRIGEKLA, encoded by the coding sequence ATGGCAATGCATCAATCAGTATTACTACATGAATCAATCAAGGGTTTAGCTATTAAACCGGGTGGAACTTATTTTGATGGAACTTTTGGTCGGGGTGGTCATAGCAAGGAAATTTTGAACCATTTAAACGAAAAAGGAAGATTATTCGCCATAGATAAGGATCCGGATGCTGTTGAGTTTGCAAAAGATAACTTTGGTTTAGATAAACGATTTCATATATTTCATGGTTCCTTTGCTCGTCTTAGTGAATTTACTGCTGAGGTAAATGTGTTTGGATCTGTTGACGGAATATTACTTGATTTGGGCGTGTCTTCTCCTCAGTTGGACAACCCCGAACGAGGATTTAGTTTTATGCAGCAAGGTCCACTAGACATGCGAATGGATTTAACTCAATCAATAAGTGCTGCTAAATTTGTTAATGAAGCCGAGGTAAATGAGATGGCTTCCGTGTTTAGGTTATATGGTGAAGAGCGATTTGCAGGGAGAATTGCCAAAGCCATTGTTGAAGCAAGAGATATAATCCCTATAACGACGACTTTACAGTTAGCAGAAATTGTTAAAGAAGCAAATCCCAAATGGGAAAAACACAAGCATCCTGCAACTCGTGTTTTTCAAGCGATTCGTATCCACGTTAATCAAGAATTGAGTGATCTTAGTAGTTGTTTAGAACAGTGCATCGATGTTTTGGCACCAGGGGGACGATTATCGGTGATTAGTTTTCACTCTCTCGAAGACCGAATCGTAAAACAGTTTATGAGAGATAAAGAACAAGGAGTGAGACCGCCACCAGAGGTTCCGGTTCGCTACGAAGAGACTAAAACTAATTTTAAGCGAGTAGGTAAAGCTGTAATGCCAAAAGAAGTTGAAATAAATGAAAATGTCAGAGCTCGAAGTGCAGTGCTGAGGATAGGGGAGAAATTAGCATGA